Proteins from a single region of Clupea harengus chromosome 5, Ch_v2.0.2, whole genome shotgun sequence:
- the cass4 gene encoding cas scaffolding protein family member 4 isoform X2, with protein MENVLAKALYDNTAECSDELAFRKGDILTVMDQNVAGSVGWWKCSLHGRQGFAPANRLLLLSPSQAEALYPPSRQADKPFSALVSPVVRQAPQNIYQIPSVPRQCSSSPAYECMERIYEVPSPAPAPACWSPGPSPHRHKGRGSPSKGKNTAPSPTAEVYDVPSLVRKASLVNVYAVPPSISPEPSYDIPVPSATDAQQRLACGYSTMPIPRKSEWIYDVPAPSEKPGTEQGYSFGTMAANVASVASEASAGETLYDSLPARIWPPKISSRGSDMSLYDIPKPSPNLPQGVGAISPAGIYDIPPGQKHLEVHKNSPVSQGALFSQGESFSPKGHVPLECRANCGPTYTHPRGRLPLGLMSLLEEDVRGEQRSGSRTSRSSTADSQRISTASTSSTASTSSTSSCDSLTLSSSSPELLREVSLPQDEACRQLVELQDEVCRAVPQLMLFVSSRWRCREHLAKHLPAVRTAAEDIASSITRFLNFASDMRGNARRLTDSNLQARLIKQLSIVEDSGLILQQAVDALERMGWLIDTLAQDPGQVQTPDQLERLVMVARTVPEDIKRLVSILNANGKLLFRTAQKELESPQKTTIQTDLKKDTAKREQVLDPEEDDNDYVQLQMKKETMHEQKNVLDRRNSKESQSTPKSQACLSSSNSKEGEKEPPTPSEAPPQTQLPNSPAQPTQTQLPNSPAQPTQTQLPNSPAQPTQKQLPNSVLSEHCRLYFGALQRAIKEFVNSILDGQPPETFISHSKLVIMVGQRLVHTLCNEAHQGNTTSSSSSSNNNSSSSSSSSISSSSSNTDLLHKSNHLCALLKQLAVATKKAAVHFPDQRALQEAQRFAKELAQRAQHFRQSLETSGHPNLV; from the exons AACGTCCTCGCCAAAGCTCTCTATGACAACACGGCGGAGTGCTCAGACGAGCTGGCCTTCCGTAAGGGTGACATCCTCACGGTGATGGATCAGAACGTGGCGGGCAGTGTCGGCTGGTGGAAGTGCTCCCTCCACGGGCGCCAGGGCTTCGCCCCGGCCAACCgcctactcctcctctccccttcccaaGCGGAGGCGCTTTATCCCCCCTCTAGACAAGCAGACAAGCCCTTCTCCGCGTTGGTCTCCCCGGTCGTCAGACAGGCTCCCCAGAACATCTACCAGATCCCCTCGGTGCCCAGGCAGTGTAGCTCCAGCCCGGCGTACGAGTGCATGGAGCGGATCTATGAGGTGCCgtcccccgcccccgccccggCCTGCTGGAGCCCTGGGCCTTCACCACACAGGCACAAGGGCAGAGGCTCACCCTCCAAG GGCAAAAACACAGCACCCAGCCCCACAGCGGAGGTGTATGACGTACCAAGCCTGGTGCGAAAAGCTTCTCTCGTCAAT GTGTATGCTGTGCCTCCATCCATATCCCCGGAGCCCAGCTATGACATCCCTGTGCCCTCTGCCACTGATGCCCAACAAAGACTGGCATGCGGCTACAGCACTATGCCGATACCCCGTAAATCCGAATGGATTTATGATGTCCCCGCGCCCTCAGAGAAACCTGGCACTGAGCAAGGGTACAGTTTTGGCACAATGGCAGCAAACGTGGCGAGCGTGGCGAGCGAGGCGAGCGCGGGGGAAACGCTGTATGACTCTTTACCCGCTCGCATCTGGCCTCCAAAAATCTCTAGCCGTGGATCAGACATGTCCCTCTACGACATCCCAAAACCTAGCCCGAACCTGCCCCAGGGAGTGGGAGCAATCAGCCCTGCCGGTATTTACGACATCCCTCCGGGACAGAAGCACCTAGAGGTGCACAAGAATTCCCCGGTTTCCCAAGGAGCCCTGTTCTCCCAAGGGGAGTCGTTCTCCCCCAAAGGCCATGTGCCGCTGGAGTGCCGTGCGAACTGCGGCCCTACATACACCCACCCGCGCGGCCGGCTGCCCCTGGGCCTCATGTCCCTGCTGGAGGAGGATGTGCGCGGGGAGCAGAGGTCGGGCAGTCGCACATCCCGCTCATCCACTGCTGACAGCCAGCGGATCAGCacagcctccacctcctccactgcatccacctcctccaccagctcctGCGACTCACTCACGCTCAGCTCCTCCTCGCCCGAGCTCCTGCGGGAGGTGTCACTCCCACAAGACGAGGCTTGCCGGCAGCTGGTGGAGCTGCAGGACGAGGTGTGCAGGGCCGTGCCCCAGCTCATGCTGTTTGTCAGCAGCCGCTGGAGGTGCCGGGAGCACCTGGCCAAGCATCTTCCCGCCGTCCGCACTGCCGCTGAGGACATTGCCAGTTCCATCACGCGGTTTCTCAACTTTGCGTCGGACATGAGGGGGAACGCGCGGAGGCTGACCGACTCCAACCTCCAGGCTCGGCTAATCAAGCAGCTCTCCATCGTCGAGGACTCGGGGCTCATCCTGCAGCAGGCTGTGGATGCCCTGGAAAGGATGGGGTGGCTGATTGACACCCTGGCCCAGGACCCCGGCCAGGTGCAGACTCCCGACCAGCTGGAGAGGCTCGTCATGGTGGCGCGCACGGTGCCCGAAGACATCAAACGCCTGGTGTCCATTCTGAACGCCAACGGAAAGCTTCTGTTCCGAACGGCGCAAAAGGAGCTGGAATCCCCACAGAAAACCACAATCCAGACAGATTTGAAGAAAGACACGGCCAAGAGGGAGCAGGTGTTAGACCCAGAAGAAGATGATAATGACTATGTGCAGCTACAG atgAAGAAGGAAACCATGCATGAACAAAAGAATGTACTGGACAGAAGAAACTCCAAGGAGAGTCAAAGTACTCCCAAGAGTCAG GCATGTCTTTCCTCTTCGAACTCCAAGGAAGGTGAAAAAGAACCACCCACGCCCTCCGAGGCACCACCCCAAACGCAGCTCCCAAACTCACCAGCCCAACCAACCCAAACGCAGCTTCCAAACTCACCAGCCCAACCAACCCAAACGCAGCTCCCGAACTCACCAGCCCAACCAACCCAAAAGCAGCTCCCGAACTCGGTGCTCTCTGAACACTGCCGCCTGTACTTCGGTGCCCTGCAGCGGGCCATCAAGGAGTTTGTGAACAGCATCCTGGATGGCCAGCCCCCTGAGACCTTCATCTCCCACAGTAAGCTGGTGATCATGGTCGGCCAGAGGCTGGTCCACACACTGTGCAATGAGGCCCATCAGGgaaacaccaccagcagcagcagcagcagcaacaacaacagcagcagcagcagcagcagcagcatcagcagcagcagcagcaatactGACCTGCTGCACAAGAGCAATCACCTGTGTGCCCTCCTGAAGCAGCTGGCTGTGGCCACCAAGAAGGCCGCGGTGCACTTCCCCGACCAGCGGGCGCTCCAGGAGGCCCAGAGGTTTGCCAAGGAGCTGGCACAGCGGGCACAGCACTTCCGGCAGTCGCTGGAGACCTCTGGTCACCCCAACCTGGTTTAA
- the cass4 gene encoding cas scaffolding protein family member 4 isoform X1 has product MEQNVLAKALYDNTAECSDELAFRKGDILTVMDQNVAGSVGWWKCSLHGRQGFAPANRLLLLSPSQAEALYPPSRQADKPFSALVSPVVRQAPQNIYQIPSVPRQCSSSPAYECMERIYEVPSPAPAPACWSPGPSPHRHKGRGSPSKGKNTAPSPTAEVYDVPSLVRKASLVNVYAVPPSISPEPSYDIPVPSATDAQQRLACGYSTMPIPRKSEWIYDVPAPSEKPGTEQGYSFGTMAANVASVASEASAGETLYDSLPARIWPPKISSRGSDMSLYDIPKPSPNLPQGVGAISPAGIYDIPPGQKHLEVHKNSPVSQGALFSQGESFSPKGHVPLECRANCGPTYTHPRGRLPLGLMSLLEEDVRGEQRSGSRTSRSSTADSQRISTASTSSTASTSSTSSCDSLTLSSSSPELLREVSLPQDEACRQLVELQDEVCRAVPQLMLFVSSRWRCREHLAKHLPAVRTAAEDIASSITRFLNFASDMRGNARRLTDSNLQARLIKQLSIVEDSGLILQQAVDALERMGWLIDTLAQDPGQVQTPDQLERLVMVARTVPEDIKRLVSILNANGKLLFRTAQKELESPQKTTIQTDLKKDTAKREQVLDPEEDDNDYVQLQMKKETMHEQKNVLDRRNSKESQSTPKSQACLSSSNSKEGEKEPPTPSEAPPQTQLPNSPAQPTQTQLPNSPAQPTQTQLPNSPAQPTQKQLPNSVLSEHCRLYFGALQRAIKEFVNSILDGQPPETFISHSKLVIMVGQRLVHTLCNEAHQGNTTSSSSSSNNNSSSSSSSSISSSSSNTDLLHKSNHLCALLKQLAVATKKAAVHFPDQRALQEAQRFAKELAQRAQHFRQSLETSGHPNLV; this is encoded by the exons CAGAACGTCCTCGCCAAAGCTCTCTATGACAACACGGCGGAGTGCTCAGACGAGCTGGCCTTCCGTAAGGGTGACATCCTCACGGTGATGGATCAGAACGTGGCGGGCAGTGTCGGCTGGTGGAAGTGCTCCCTCCACGGGCGCCAGGGCTTCGCCCCGGCCAACCgcctactcctcctctccccttcccaaGCGGAGGCGCTTTATCCCCCCTCTAGACAAGCAGACAAGCCCTTCTCCGCGTTGGTCTCCCCGGTCGTCAGACAGGCTCCCCAGAACATCTACCAGATCCCCTCGGTGCCCAGGCAGTGTAGCTCCAGCCCGGCGTACGAGTGCATGGAGCGGATCTATGAGGTGCCgtcccccgcccccgccccggCCTGCTGGAGCCCTGGGCCTTCACCACACAGGCACAAGGGCAGAGGCTCACCCTCCAAG GGCAAAAACACAGCACCCAGCCCCACAGCGGAGGTGTATGACGTACCAAGCCTGGTGCGAAAAGCTTCTCTCGTCAAT GTGTATGCTGTGCCTCCATCCATATCCCCGGAGCCCAGCTATGACATCCCTGTGCCCTCTGCCACTGATGCCCAACAAAGACTGGCATGCGGCTACAGCACTATGCCGATACCCCGTAAATCCGAATGGATTTATGATGTCCCCGCGCCCTCAGAGAAACCTGGCACTGAGCAAGGGTACAGTTTTGGCACAATGGCAGCAAACGTGGCGAGCGTGGCGAGCGAGGCGAGCGCGGGGGAAACGCTGTATGACTCTTTACCCGCTCGCATCTGGCCTCCAAAAATCTCTAGCCGTGGATCAGACATGTCCCTCTACGACATCCCAAAACCTAGCCCGAACCTGCCCCAGGGAGTGGGAGCAATCAGCCCTGCCGGTATTTACGACATCCCTCCGGGACAGAAGCACCTAGAGGTGCACAAGAATTCCCCGGTTTCCCAAGGAGCCCTGTTCTCCCAAGGGGAGTCGTTCTCCCCCAAAGGCCATGTGCCGCTGGAGTGCCGTGCGAACTGCGGCCCTACATACACCCACCCGCGCGGCCGGCTGCCCCTGGGCCTCATGTCCCTGCTGGAGGAGGATGTGCGCGGGGAGCAGAGGTCGGGCAGTCGCACATCCCGCTCATCCACTGCTGACAGCCAGCGGATCAGCacagcctccacctcctccactgcatccacctcctccaccagctcctGCGACTCACTCACGCTCAGCTCCTCCTCGCCCGAGCTCCTGCGGGAGGTGTCACTCCCACAAGACGAGGCTTGCCGGCAGCTGGTGGAGCTGCAGGACGAGGTGTGCAGGGCCGTGCCCCAGCTCATGCTGTTTGTCAGCAGCCGCTGGAGGTGCCGGGAGCACCTGGCCAAGCATCTTCCCGCCGTCCGCACTGCCGCTGAGGACATTGCCAGTTCCATCACGCGGTTTCTCAACTTTGCGTCGGACATGAGGGGGAACGCGCGGAGGCTGACCGACTCCAACCTCCAGGCTCGGCTAATCAAGCAGCTCTCCATCGTCGAGGACTCGGGGCTCATCCTGCAGCAGGCTGTGGATGCCCTGGAAAGGATGGGGTGGCTGATTGACACCCTGGCCCAGGACCCCGGCCAGGTGCAGACTCCCGACCAGCTGGAGAGGCTCGTCATGGTGGCGCGCACGGTGCCCGAAGACATCAAACGCCTGGTGTCCATTCTGAACGCCAACGGAAAGCTTCTGTTCCGAACGGCGCAAAAGGAGCTGGAATCCCCACAGAAAACCACAATCCAGACAGATTTGAAGAAAGACACGGCCAAGAGGGAGCAGGTGTTAGACCCAGAAGAAGATGATAATGACTATGTGCAGCTACAG atgAAGAAGGAAACCATGCATGAACAAAAGAATGTACTGGACAGAAGAAACTCCAAGGAGAGTCAAAGTACTCCCAAGAGTCAG GCATGTCTTTCCTCTTCGAACTCCAAGGAAGGTGAAAAAGAACCACCCACGCCCTCCGAGGCACCACCCCAAACGCAGCTCCCAAACTCACCAGCCCAACCAACCCAAACGCAGCTTCCAAACTCACCAGCCCAACCAACCCAAACGCAGCTCCCGAACTCACCAGCCCAACCAACCCAAAAGCAGCTCCCGAACTCGGTGCTCTCTGAACACTGCCGCCTGTACTTCGGTGCCCTGCAGCGGGCCATCAAGGAGTTTGTGAACAGCATCCTGGATGGCCAGCCCCCTGAGACCTTCATCTCCCACAGTAAGCTGGTGATCATGGTCGGCCAGAGGCTGGTCCACACACTGTGCAATGAGGCCCATCAGGgaaacaccaccagcagcagcagcagcagcaacaacaacagcagcagcagcagcagcagcagcatcagcagcagcagcagcaatactGACCTGCTGCACAAGAGCAATCACCTGTGTGCCCTCCTGAAGCAGCTGGCTGTGGCCACCAAGAAGGCCGCGGTGCACTTCCCCGACCAGCGGGCGCTCCAGGAGGCCCAGAGGTTTGCCAAGGAGCTGGCACAGCGGGCACAGCACTTCCGGCAGTCGCTGGAGACCTCTGGTCACCCCAACCTGGTTTAA